The genomic DNA GAAAAAACTATAGAAATTTTAAATAAAATGGATATTGCAATTTTAGTTGTATCTGCTAAGGATGTTAAAGATCTATCTTTTGAAAATGAATGGCTAGATAGGATTAAAAGAAAAAATAAACCATTTGTTGTAGTATTAAATAAAATAGACCTTTTAACAGATGAAGAGATTTCAAAAATAGTAAAACAATTAAAAGAAAACTGGAATGTAGAAATATTACTAGTAAGTACTTTAAATGATAATGACACAGAAAAATTAAAAAATAAAATTATAAATTTAGCACCAAGTATCAATATAGATCAACCTCTTATAGGAGATAAAATAAATTTAGGAGATAAAATATTACTTGTAGCTCCACAAGATATTCAGGCACCGAAAGGAAGGCTTATATTACCACAAGTTCAAGTGATAAGAGATATTTTAGATCATGGTGGAATTCCTACAGTTGTAACTTTAGATAATTTAAAAAGAGGATTAGATATATTTGATGGAAAGCCAGATCTTGTAATTACTGATTCACAAGTATTTGGAAAAGTAAATAGTGTTTTGGATAGAAAAATTTCATTAACTTCTTTTTCTATAATAATGGCAAGAGCCAAAGGAGATTTAGATATCTTTTATCGTGGGGCAAAAGCTATTAATAATTTAAAAAATGGAGACAAAGTTTTAATTGCAGAAGCTTGCACACATCATCAATTAAAGGGTGACATAGCAAGAGAAAAAATACCAGTTTTATTAAAAAATAAAATACCTGGGTTAGAAATATCAAATTGTTCTGGAAAAGATTTCCCAGATGATCTTTCAAAATATAGTTTAGTTATTCATTGTGGATCTTGTATGTTAAATAGAGCAGAAACAATGAGTAGAGTTGAAAATTGTGATGAGAAATTTATTCCAATTACTAATTTTGGAATGGCAATTGCTGAACTAAATGGTATTTTAGACAGAGTAGTAGAGATATTTGATATTAAAAATTAATTCTTTTAAGGAGGGATTATTATGAAAAAACTTATGGCAATTTCAATGTTGATAATAGCAAGCTCATCATACGCAAGTTGGTGGGGTGGTTTAAGTGGTGGAACTAGAGCAGCTATAATTGGTGGTTCTGCTGTTATTTTGGGACAAACATATCAAAATAGTGAATTAAAACATCAAAGAGACTTAGATAGATTAGATACACAAATTAGAAGAGATTATGAAACTAGAGCTGTAGCTGAAAATGCACATAGAAAATATAGTGGTTCGGGAGTTCCTGCTAGATTAGCTGTACCTACAGCAAATAACTATTCAGGACAAGGATTTCAAAATACAAATAGTACAGGACAAGGAAGAGTAGTTTATTCAGATGGAAGAACTCAAGTAATAGAACTTGCAGATGGAACTAGAATAACATTAAATCAATAGGAGAGGGATCCCTCTCCTATTTTTTTAGTATTAAAGTATTTATCATATGTGCCATTCCACTATCATTATTTGATTTTGTAATAAATTTACACATATTTTTTATCTCATCCTTTGCATTTTCAACAGCAATACTCATACCTGCATTTTTTAGCATAGGTAGATCATTAAAAGAATCACCAATTGCAATTGTATCTTCAATATTAATATTTAAAATAGAAGCTAATTTTTGTAGAGCTATCCCTTTATCAATTCCTTTTTTAGTGACTTCTAAGAAAAAAGGTTTTGAAATAGCAATAGTATATTTGTCATTAAAAATATCTTTTAATTGCTTTTCAACTTGTTTTAGATATTGCGGTTCTTCAAGTAACATACATTTTACAGCAGGATAGTTTACCTCTTTTTTAAAACTATCTACAATTTTGTGATTCATGCGAGTTAGTTCAACTTCTACATCAATATATTTACTTTGGGTTTCAGAAATAATATCATCTTGATGATAAGTAATAATGTGAGTATTAAACTTTTTACTATACTCATAAAGGATATGTAAATCATCTGAAGTTAAAGTTGCCTCAAAGATATTTTTTCCAGTTTTACATTCGGTTATGATAGAACCATTAAAAGAAAGAAGATATCCTCCATATTTATCAAGCTCTAATTCTTTAGCTAAATCATACATAGCAAATGTTGGTCTACCAGATGCTAATACAAATATAATTCCTTGCTTTTGAGCTTCAATGATAGCTAATTTATCAATTAAAGAAACTTCTCTTTTATCATTTAATAATGTATCATCTAAGTCAGTAAATACTATTTTATATGACATAAATTCCTCCTAATTTAAATTTTATAATAGAAATTAATTATAACATTTAGAGATGAAAAGTAAAGTTATTAAATATTAAACAAAGTTTAGTAAAATAATTTTCATTTCTAAAAAATATTAAAAGGTACTTTTTTAGAACTTTTAAAATTAAAATTAAACAGTATTTAACTTGAAAAAACAAAAAGTTTAATATATAATAATATTATGTCTCTAGTAATTCTAATTAATAAAATAGATTATAAACTATAATATTTCTGTATAACATATTTTATAGAAGATAGAGACTTGATTTAAGTAAATTTAACTAGGGGTAATTAAATTTATTTATTTGAATCAATTTAGATATTAATCTTTAAAATAAGGGGAAGTGGGAGAGTTGAAAAAGAATCTGGAAATTGGATCTGGAAATGTAGAATATGCCAAAATTGATTTTTTTAATTTTCAAAATTTAGACCTTCTAAATTCAAATCCGATTACATTTTCATATTTTGGTAATATTGCAAAGGAATTTACAAATTGGAAAGAGATGTATGTAGAGATAATAACTAAACTTTGGAAGAATTATCCTCATATTTTTGATGAGTTAATTTTTAATTCACATAATTTAGAAGAAAATCCTATAAATTTTAGATATATAACTTATAAATGGCAACTTGTAAATCCTGAACCTATTGGGGATTTTTTTTGTATAGATGTACCTAAAAATATTTACATCATGTTAGAAAACATAAAAAAGATGTTAGATATATGTAGCATAGAATACAAAGAGTTAGAGATTTTTTATAAAAATAATAACGATGATAAAATAAAAAACAAAGTTTTAAATAATACTAAAAGAATTTATACAATTGATATTAGCAAAGAAATAGATTCTTTAAACTATGTAGATCTTGCAGATAAAAGACCTATGAGTTTTATCTGTCGTGGTGTTGAATATAGAAACTTTGTAACTTGGATAGGACTATATAAAAATATGTCAAAAGTATTATGGGATAAATATAGCTTTTTTATAACTTGTTCACTAAAAGATGGCAAAGAACATGATGGTCTTACTTTAGAAAATTTATTTGATACAGAAAAACAAAGTCCATATGAACTTATTAAAAAGTTAAAATCTTTACTGAAAGTGTGTAGTCTTCCACATGAAAATCTTATTTTAAGATATGGGAATATGAATATTGACAATATAAAAAGTATAGATACACTAACTTGCAAACCTCACTTTGTAAATGATAATGGAATTTTTGAAATTAATTTAGGTGATATTACTACTTTGGATGAAATAACACCTGCAAAATTTAAATATTTTGATGAAGAACATGAGCGTTTAGTTAGTTGGAAACAATTATATGTAAAGTTATTTCGAGTATTATGGGATGATTATGGGCATGTATTAAATAACTATATTAATAAAGCACCTTTTGAAGATGATATTAGAATAAGTTTTGTAAAGGCTATGAATAAAGAAAAATTAACAGCACCTGAATATATTGGGAATAATATATTTATAGAAACGGAATATACAAATACAGCACTTTTAAAAAATATAAGAACAATTTTTAAACTATGTCAAATAGATTTTGAGCATTTAGTAATAGCTTGTAAACTAAAAAAAACAAATTTAATAAAAAAAAGTGATGGAGAAGATATTTTAAACGGAGAACATAAATTTATAGATTTTTCAAATATAGATAATTTAGAGGGTAGCAAACCTATATTATTAAAATATAAAAATATAGAGAAAAAAGATTTTGTTAATTGGGTAGAGTTATATGTATTTTTATGCAAAGAATTATACAAAGATTATGGATTTTTAATAGCAGAATGGACTGGAGAATCATTTTCTGGAAATGCAGAATTAGGGATTGATTTATTAGAGGAAAAGAATATCTATAAAATGAGGTATCCTGAAATAATTACTGAAAATACAGCAAATAATTTATATGTTGAGACTAATTATTCTGATGATGAGATAGTAAAAAGAGTAAGACAAGTACTTGATATTTGTTGTGTTGATTATAAAAATATAAAAATAGAATATGTTCAATTTAAAATTGATGATAAAAAAATAGAGGAAATAGAAGAAGAGAAAAATGATGATAATAAATATGAGAGAATAGATTTTAATAATATACTAAATTTAGAAGATTCAACACCCTTAGAGGTAGAATATTTAGACATAAAAAATAATAATTTTAGTAGTTGGCAAGAGTTATATAGGGAAGTATTAACTATTTTGTGGGATAAATACGGCTTTTTTATAAAAAATCATATTGAGAACCCAGAAAATGAATTGACACTTACTAATATTTCATTAGTTGATGGATTAATACCAAATGAGATAGTAAATAAAATAAAGTTATTATTAGATATGTATTCTATTTCTTACGAAGATTTCAATATATATTTTAGAAGTAATAAAGAAAATATAATGTATTTGCCAGAACATATTGAACGTGAAATTTTAGAGATAAATTTATATAATTTAGGACGTTTGAAATATACTTTTCCTATAAAATTTATATATTGTGGTAAAGAATATGAAAATTTTACAACATGGAACGAGTTATACGAAGAAATTTTTAAATTAATTTGGATAACATATAGAGAAAAAATTGAAATATATGTTGGTAAGCCATTATTACGATCA from Fusobacterium hominis includes the following:
- the hydF gene encoding [FeFe] hydrogenase H-cluster maturation GTPase HydF, with protein sequence MLDTPRGNRVHIALFGKTNAGKSSLINKITNQNISLVSSVRGTTTDPVYKAMELLPLGPVVFIDTAGIDDDTEIGSLRVEKTIEILNKMDIAILVVSAKDVKDLSFENEWLDRIKRKNKPFVVVLNKIDLLTDEEISKIVKQLKENWNVEILLVSTLNDNDTEKLKNKIINLAPSINIDQPLIGDKINLGDKILLVAPQDIQAPKGRLILPQVQVIRDILDHGGIPTVVTLDNLKRGLDIFDGKPDLVITDSQVFGKVNSVLDRKISLTSFSIIMARAKGDLDIFYRGAKAINNLKNGDKVLIAEACTHHQLKGDIAREKIPVLLKNKIPGLEISNCSGKDFPDDLSKYSLVIHCGSCMLNRAETMSRVENCDEKFIPITNFGMAIAELNGILDRVVEIFDIKN
- a CDS encoding Cof-type HAD-IIB family hydrolase; amino-acid sequence: MSYKIVFTDLDDTLLNDKREVSLIDKLAIIEAQKQGIIFVLASGRPTFAMYDLAKELELDKYGGYLLSFNGSIITECKTGKNIFEATLTSDDLHILYEYSKKFNTHIITYHQDDIISETQSKYIDVEVELTRMNHKIVDSFKKEVNYPAVKCMLLEEPQYLKQVEKQLKDIFNDKYTIAISKPFFLEVTKKGIDKGIALQKLASILNINIEDTIAIGDSFNDLPMLKNAGMSIAVENAKDEIKNMCKFITKSNNDSGMAHMINTLILKK